A stretch of the Planktothricoides raciborskii GIHE-MW2 genome encodes the following:
- a CDS encoding DUF4079 domain-containing protein, whose product MDLPSFLWLWKIAAWSMGLSVLAYVLLAASGGLMFWMRKFPTAANPPAVRPPNPIRVGVVRSLHYAIGWILVALVLLLLGIGIVGTLGHYGNLGHSPHLLAGLMVVALVLCSAGAASQISPERPWAKPLHISINALLFFGLSWVSWTGWTVVQKYLP is encoded by the coding sequence TTGGATCTGCCTTCTTTTCTTTGGTTGTGGAAAATCGCCGCTTGGTCAATGGGTTTGTCTGTGTTGGCTTATGTTCTGTTGGCTGCCAGTGGCGGATTGATGTTTTGGATGAGAAAATTCCCCACAGCAGCCAATCCCCCAGCAGTCCGTCCGCCAAACCCCATTAGGGTCGGAGTGGTGCGATCGCTTCATTATGCGATCGGCTGGATCCTAGTCGCCCTAGTCTTACTACTGCTGGGCATAGGCATCGTCGGCACTTTGGGTCACTATGGAAACCTGGGACATTCCCCACATTTGCTGGCTGGTTTGATGGTAGTGGCTTTGGTCTTATGTTCTGCGGGGGCTGCCAGCCAAATTTCCCCAGAACGTCCTTGGGCAAAACCGCTACATATCAGTATTAACGCTTTACTATTTTTCGGTTTAAGTTGGGTTTCCTGGACTGGTTGGACGGTGGTACAGAAATATTTACCTTAA
- a CDS encoding response regulator transcription factor yields the protein MGSISILIVEGNPHLRSLLGWHLQQVGYSVYQANDIRQGRDLFSNHQPNLIVLDSELPDGDGLEFCQWLYQQQQSMVLILSARNNEADIVNGLKAGADDYLKKPFGMQEFLARVEALVRRQKRIAPPISLDYGDLQIDLVHRRVRYKGDLIELTPQEFSLLYVLAQAGGLPMSRPELLRRAWPEAIDNPRTIDTHVLSLRKKIEIDPRQPSLIQTVRNVGYRLNMEILSDRVISKVESLQVNSHGQQKMSMRHFSEVGSRNNPR from the coding sequence GTGGGATCAATTTCTATTTTGATTGTTGAGGGAAATCCTCACCTGCGATCGCTATTAGGTTGGCATTTGCAGCAAGTCGGTTACAGTGTCTATCAAGCCAATGATATCCGGCAGGGACGCGATTTATTTTCCAATCATCAGCCAAATCTGATCGTGCTTGATTCGGAACTTCCCGATGGGGATGGTTTGGAATTTTGTCAGTGGCTGTATCAGCAGCAACAAAGCATGGTTTTAATTTTATCCGCTCGCAATAACGAAGCGGATATTGTCAACGGCTTAAAAGCAGGCGCGGATGATTATCTGAAAAAACCTTTTGGGATGCAAGAATTCCTGGCTCGAGTCGAAGCCCTGGTGCGACGGCAAAAACGCATTGCCCCACCGATTTCGCTGGATTATGGGGATTTGCAAATTGACTTGGTGCATCGTCGGGTTCGCTATAAGGGGGATCTCATCGAACTCACTCCCCAGGAATTTAGCTTGCTTTATGTGTTAGCTCAAGCCGGAGGACTGCCCATGAGTCGTCCAGAACTGCTGCGGAGAGCTTGGCCCGAAGCCATTGATAATCCCCGCACCATAGACACTCATGTCTTGTCGTTGCGAAAGAAAATCGAGATCGATCCTCGGCAACCGAGTTTGATTCAGACGGTGCGAAATGTGGGCTATCGCTTGAATATGGAGATTCTCAGCGATCGCGTCATCTCGAAAGTGGAATCCTTGCAGGTGAATTCCCACGGCCAACAAAAAATGTCCATGCGTCATTTTTCTGAGGTTGGCAGCCGGAATAACCCTCGATAA
- a CDS encoding ATP-binding cassette domain-containing protein has protein sequence MNLPSSPNSSLLRLEQVSLTAKIGNSYLLKDISFEVCRDDASTREGEFIAVVGATGAGKTSLLRLLNRLNEPTSGAIYWKNRDYRQIPVMDLRTSVTLVLQESKLLGMPVKEAIAYPLKLRGMAAPDIKQTLALGLEKWRIPDQWLEKTESQLSVGQRQLVALCRAWVIQPQILLLDEPTSALDTGRSAHVLAVLKELTTNGQTTILMVNHQLEFAAQYCTRVLHLAQGSLIQDVLAAQMDWNQLRQSLKIAETQTVDEWN, from the coding sequence ATGAATTTGCCAAGTTCTCCGAATTCTTCTTTACTCCGCTTAGAGCAAGTGAGCTTAACCGCAAAAATCGGCAATAGCTATTTGCTGAAAGATATTTCTTTTGAGGTGTGTAGAGATGATGCCTCGACTAGGGAGGGTGAGTTTATTGCGGTTGTGGGGGCTACGGGAGCGGGCAAAACTTCTTTATTACGGTTGTTAAATCGGCTGAATGAACCAACGTCGGGAGCGATTTATTGGAAAAATCGGGATTACCGCCAGATCCCCGTGATGGATTTACGGACTTCAGTGACTCTGGTACTTCAAGAGTCGAAGCTGTTGGGGATGCCGGTCAAAGAGGCGATCGCCTATCCGTTGAAATTACGCGGAATGGCGGCTCCCGATATCAAGCAAACACTTGCCCTAGGGCTGGAAAAGTGGCGCATTCCCGATCAATGGTTGGAAAAAACAGAATCCCAACTATCGGTGGGTCAACGTCAACTGGTCGCTTTGTGCAGGGCTTGGGTGATTCAACCGCAGATTTTGTTATTAGATGAACCGACTTCTGCTTTAGATACGGGTCGCTCCGCTCATGTTTTAGCAGTTTTAAAAGAATTGACCACTAATGGTCAAACCACAATTTTAATGGTGAATCACCAGTTAGAATTTGCTGCACAATATTGCACCCGTGTCTTGCATTTAGCACAAGGATCATTGATTCAAGATGTGCTGGCAGCACAAATGGACTGGAACCAATTACGGCAAAGCCTGAAAATTGCCGAAACTCAAACGGTGGATGAATGGAATTAA